From Chryseobacterium joostei, the proteins below share one genomic window:
- a CDS encoding 1-acyl-sn-glycerol-3-phosphate acyltransferase: MKKLIGKLMLKLLGWKVVLQGDVNNLNRCILVVAPHTHNMEYILGNLAYWSLEKPLKIIIKDAHTKAWYGSVVRGLGGIGIDRSQKNDLVNFVANQFAKEDFSLVITPEGTRSWVPKWRKGFYHMALAAKVPIVLAAGDFKRNIVYLGYTIPYERLASVPFSEIMQEIEEYYIKNDIGPKIPANWNPNIMGNGEEAKG; the protein is encoded by the coding sequence ATGAAAAAGCTGATAGGCAAACTGATGTTAAAATTATTAGGCTGGAAAGTCGTTCTGCAAGGCGATGTAAACAACCTGAACAGATGCATCCTTGTGGTAGCACCACATACCCACAATATGGAATATATTTTAGGAAACCTTGCCTATTGGTCCTTAGAAAAGCCATTAAAAATAATCATTAAGGACGCACATACCAAAGCCTGGTACGGAAGTGTGGTAAGAGGACTGGGAGGAATAGGTATAGACAGAAGCCAGAAAAATGATTTGGTTAACTTTGTAGCGAATCAATTTGCAAAGGAGGACTTCAGCCTTGTTATCACCCCTGAAGGTACGAGAAGCTGGGTTCCGAAATGGAGAAAAGGCTTCTATCATATGGCTCTGGCAGCAAAGGTTCCTATTGTACTGGCAGCAGGAGATTTCAAAAGGAATATTGTATATTTAGGCTACACGATACCTTATGAAAGACTTGCATCCGTTCCTTTTTCAGAAATCATGCAGGAGATTGAAGAATATTATATAAAAAATGACATCGGCCCTAAAATTCCTGCCAACTGGAACCCTAATATTATGGGGAATGGAGAGGAAGCCAAAGGTTAG
- a CDS encoding chorismate-binding protein, which translates to MIYFKLPFDERLHSVDKEAHKNAVNFYSYNSLSHIDFNGNIIKVNQEEFNTTPITSESLINDTTNFIAETKEEYCNTLQQVIGVIKENDLPKLVYSRRKIFTDFNIIDYKESFNNLCKSYPNAFRYLFNDGENAWMGAFSEVLGKFNKITHEFETMALAGTLPVLEEWSEKEIEEQKPVTTYIQNILKNFSEQIQQSETYDHVSGNIKHLRTDFKTTIKPEDLDKIIKDLHPTPAVCGIPKDFCNENIRKYEKFPREFYAGYIKVETEENILYFVNLRCARLYKDSVHVFVGGGITAQSNPEKEWTETELKSEAILKNLVTF; encoded by the coding sequence ATGATTTATTTCAAACTTCCTTTCGATGAAAGACTGCATTCTGTAGATAAAGAAGCCCATAAAAATGCTGTTAATTTTTATTCCTACAACAGCCTTAGTCATATTGACTTTAATGGAAACATTATCAAAGTTAATCAGGAGGAATTTAATACTACTCCAATCACCAGTGAATCATTAATCAATGACACTACAAACTTCATTGCCGAAACTAAGGAGGAATATTGCAACACCTTACAACAGGTTATTGGTGTTATTAAAGAAAACGATCTTCCCAAGCTTGTTTATTCACGCAGGAAGATCTTCACAGATTTTAATATCATCGATTATAAAGAGAGTTTTAATAACTTATGTAAATCCTACCCAAATGCGTTCAGATATCTTTTTAATGATGGTGAAAATGCCTGGATGGGAGCTTTTTCCGAGGTATTGGGAAAGTTCAATAAGATAACCCATGAGTTTGAAACCATGGCTTTGGCAGGAACCCTTCCTGTTTTGGAAGAATGGTCTGAAAAAGAAATTGAAGAACAAAAACCTGTTACCACCTACATTCAGAATATCCTGAAAAACTTCTCGGAACAAATTCAACAATCCGAGACCTATGATCATGTTTCCGGGAATATCAAACATCTGCGTACAGATTTTAAAACGACCATAAAGCCAGAAGATCTTGACAAAATTATTAAAGACCTCCATCCTACTCCCGCAGTTTGTGGCATTCCAAAAGACTTTTGCAATGAAAACATCAGGAAATACGAGAAATTCCCACGTGAATTCTATGCCGGCTACATTAAAGTTGAAACTGAAGAAAACATTCTATATTTTGTAAACCTACGATGTGCAAGACTTTATAAAGATTCTGTGCATGTTTTTGTAGGTGGCGGAATTACTGCACAAAGCAATCCGGAAAAGGAATGGACAGAAACAGAACTGAAATCAGAAGCTATTTTGAAAAATCTAGTTACTTTTTAA
- a CDS encoding PaaI family thioesterase, protein MKGQTKEEILAFINNWGDVTLAKTLEIKFIDIDLENETLTATMPVLPRTHQPFGIMHGGASCVLAETLGSSLSNIFIDGEKYYGVGTNINSNHLRSKKDGVVTATARFIRKGKTMHVSEIEIRDEKGTLINHTTMTNNIILR, encoded by the coding sequence ATGAAAGGTCAAACAAAAGAAGAAATCTTAGCATTTATCAATAACTGGGGAGACGTAACCCTGGCAAAAACCCTTGAAATAAAATTCATCGATATTGATCTCGAGAATGAAACCCTTACCGCTACCATGCCGGTACTCCCAAGAACACATCAGCCCTTTGGAATTATGCACGGAGGAGCAAGTTGTGTCTTGGCTGAAACTTTGGGTTCAAGCCTGTCCAACATCTTCATCGATGGTGAAAAATATTATGGTGTAGGAACCAATATTAACTCCAACCATTTAAGAAGTAAAAAAGACGGAGTGGTAACTGCTACCGCACGTTTTATCAGAAAGGGAAAAACCATGCACGTCTCTGAAATTGAAATTAGGGATGAGAAAGGAACCCTTATTAATCATACCACGATGACCAATAACATCATCCTGAGATAA
- a CDS encoding MarC family protein has translation MEIFDGFSIKEIVTSFMVLFAVIDIIGSVPIIVSLQQKFGKIEAGKAAITAGAIMIVFLFVGNKILKLIGVDVNSFAIAGAFVIFVIALEMILGIEINKTTEAKAASIVPIAFPLVAGAGTLTTALSLRAEFHDINIICGIILNTIFVYLVLKSAKWLERKIGDATLMILQKVFGIILLAISIKLFTANFAQLVLNYVNF, from the coding sequence ATGGAAATTTTTGATGGTTTCTCTATTAAAGAGATCGTTACCAGCTTTATGGTTCTTTTTGCCGTTATCGATATTATCGGCTCAGTTCCTATTATAGTAAGCCTTCAACAGAAGTTCGGGAAGATTGAAGCCGGTAAGGCTGCAATTACTGCCGGAGCAATTATGATTGTTTTCCTATTTGTAGGGAATAAGATTCTAAAACTCATTGGAGTGGATGTAAATTCCTTTGCCATTGCCGGAGCTTTTGTGATTTTTGTCATAGCGCTGGAAATGATTTTAGGAATTGAGATCAATAAAACCACAGAAGCAAAGGCCGCATCCATCGTTCCCATCGCATTTCCGCTGGTTGCAGGTGCAGGAACCTTAACAACTGCTTTATCCCTGAGAGCTGAATTCCATGATATTAATATTATCTGCGGAATTATTCTTAATACAATTTTCGTATATTTGGTGCTGAAATCAGCGAAATGGTTAGAGAGGAAAATAGGGGATGCTACATTAATGATCCTTCAGAAAGTTTTCGGTATTATCCTTTTAGCAATTTCCATTAAATTATTTACCGCAAATTTCGCACAGTTGGTGCTGAATTATGTTAATTTTTAA